A portion of the Glycine max cultivar Williams 82 chromosome 10, Glycine_max_v4.0, whole genome shotgun sequence genome contains these proteins:
- the LOC100802874 gene encoding remorin 4.2, whose protein sequence is MLNDQTPSTSHGTEQHHIDSAENEPQIREIYALTPPPRREPNFETHTHSHSHLSSSVSIEGGSSENFSMSREFSALVLAGSSIDHNITTPSQMSLDMMMHSDEGGVNSNNTNNNNNYNNLGRIEEDEVLMMEETNPLAIVADNNPLEAVSSSPPPPSRGGGTFSSSSATSGGGAVNEMTVQRVRKEEVEAKISAWQNAKVAKINNRFKREDAVINGWENEQVQKASSWMKKVERKLEEKRARALEKMQNDVAKAHRKAEERKASAEAKRGTKVARVLEIANLMRAVGRAPTKRSFF, encoded by the exons ATGTTGAATGATCAAACACCTTCCACAAGCCATGGCACAGAGCAACACCACATTGACAGTGCAGAAAACGAACCACAAATCAGAGAAATCTACGCCTTAACTCCCCCCCCAAGAAGAGAACCAAACtttgaaacacacacacacagccacagcCACCTCTCATCTTCTGTGTCCATAGAAGGTGGTTCCAGCGAGAATTTCAGCATGAGTAGAGAATTCAGTGCTCTTGTTCTAGCAGGCTCAAGCATCGACCACAACATCACCACCCCAAGTCAAATGAGCTTGGACATGATGATGCATAGCGATGAAGGAGGTGTTAATAGCAACAAcactaacaataacaataactacAACAACTTGGGGAGGATTGAAGAGGATGAGGTGTTGATGATGGAGGAGACTAACCCTTTGGCAATTGTGGCGGATAACAACCCTTTGGAGGCGGTTTCGTCATCGCCGCCGCCTCCAAGTCGTGGTGGAGggactttttcttcttcttctgctacTTCAGGTGGTGGTGCTGTGAATGAGATGACAGTGCAGAGAGTGAGGaaggaggaagttgaggcaaaGATATCGGCGTGGCAGAACGCTAAGGTTGCTAAGATCAACAACAGGTTCAAGAGGGAAGATGCTGTTATCAATGGCTGGGAGAATGAGCAGGTTCAGAAAGCATCTTCATGGATGAAGAAAGTTGAG AGGAAGCTGGAGGAGAAAAGAGCAAGAGCACTGGAGAAAATGCAAAATGATGTAGCAAAAGCACATAGAAAAGCTGAGGAGAGAAAGGCATCGGCAGAGGCTAAAAGGGGAACTAAAGTAGCCAGGGTTCTGGAGATTGCCAACCTCATGAGAGCAGTTGGAAGAGCACCTACCAAAAGatctttcttttaa